The DNA segment AGGTTATTTGATGTAGCGCATGCGCTGATGGCCAGGCAGAGGCTTAAAATCCATATTATTCTTTTCATTGCCGTTATTTATACTTTAAATGAATACAGGAAAATATTAAAATCATTTTATATGAAACTTACTTTTTTAGGAACAGGAACCAGTCATGGCGTTCCTGTTATAGGCTGTACCTGCAGTGTATGCCGTTCTGATGATGAGAGGGATAAAAGATACCGCTGCAGTGCCTATCTTGAAGACGGAGATTCCGCTTTTTTAATAGATGTTGGTCCTGAATTCAGGGTTCAGGCTTTAAGGGCTGGTATTTCTAAAGTAAGTGCAGTTTTTGTAACTCATTCCCATGCTGATCATCTTAACGGTCTGGATGATTTAAGGGTTTTCAGTCACACAAGGGCTGTAGATCCGTCTTTTCCCCAGAAAAACAATGAAACTCACGGCAGCGGTTTGCGGATTTATGCAGACTCAAACTGCATCCGTGATACGAAAAACAGATTTGACTATATTTTTACTCCCGTAAAGGAAGGTGGCGGTAAGCCTAAAATTAATCTCGTGGATGTTGCACCTTACGGAAAGGACAATCCGATCAGGGAAGGGCAGCTTGAGATAATCCCCGTACCCCTGATGCACGGAAGTCTTCGGGTAACAGGCTATCTTTTTATAAAAAAAATTTCCGGCGTTAAAAAAAGCATTGCGTATCTTACGGACTGCAGCTGTATTCCCCAGTCCTCCATTGATTTGATAAAGTCCTGCTGCGGCACTCCGGACCATCTTGTGATTGATGCCCTCCGCAGGGAACCTCATTCTACTCATTTTAACTTCGAACAGGCTCTCGGCTGTGCTCAGGTTTTAAATCCCGTGCATACCTGGTTTATTCACATGACCCACAATATGAGTCACGTTCAGGTGGAGCGCTATGTTTCTTCCCGGCTGGAAGATTATCCTGTGCTGAAGGAGAGGGTGCGTACCGGCGGAAGTGTAGGGCCTGCCTATGATACTCTTTTTATTGAATGTTGAATGAATATTGAACTTTAACTTTTCATGACGGTTACTTAAAGAAAGCAAATACCTTTTTCTGACAGAAGTTCTTCTTAGGGCATAAAAAAACCGTCCTTCTGTCAGGACGGTCTTCTGCAAGCAGGATATGCTTATTTTGCTTCTGCAGCTGGCTTTGGAACTGAAACTTTCTTTGTGATGAAGTCACTCTTAAGGCACTGTGTGCAGATCTTGAGTGTCATACTTGTTCCGCCGATAACAGTCTTTACTTTTACAAGATTAGGCTTCCACTGGCGGCGTGTGTGGTTGTATGACTTACTTACTTTGTTTCCGTGAATCGGGTGCTTTCCGCAAATATCACATGTTCTTGACATTTTGTTACCTACCTAAAAGAATTCAATAAGTTATAGGATTTTATATAAATCCTTCTGTTTAGTCAATGGCAAAACAACTGCGCCTGCTTCTGTTATTTTCCGTATGTTTTTTCGATCTCAAGGATCTGGTCACGAATGACGGCCGCCTGTTCATAATCAAGCCGTTCTGCACAGTCTTCCATTTCTTTCCGGAGGGCGGTAAGCAGTTTTTTTCTCTGGGCCGGAACAAAAAGATTTGCACTTTTCTTCAGAACTGCAAGATTTACCTGGGCCGTTTCTTCTGCGTCTGTCTTCTCATGTACAAGAATGTCTTCAACTGCCTTTTTTATGGTTTTCGGAGTTATTCCATGCTCTTTATTGTAAGCTTCCTGAATTGAACGGCGGCGTTTTGTTTCGTCAATGGCTTCTTTCATTGCGTCACTCATTCGGTCTGCATACATCACGACCATTCCTTCTGCGTTGCGTGCAGCCCGTCCTATTATCTGAATCAGTGACGTAGTGCTTCTCAAAAAACCGATTTTATCTGCATCAAGAAGTGCTATAAAGCTTACTTCCGGCAGGTCTATTCCTTCCCTCAGCAGGTTGATGCCGATTAGAACGTCAATTTCTCCGGTTCTCAGGGACTTGAGGATTTCAACTCTCTCAAAGGTGTCGATTTCTGAGTGAATGTATTTGCATTTTATTCCCAGTTCCGTAAGGTAGTCAGTAAGATCTTCCGCCATTTTTTTTGTAAGGGTAAGCAGCAGGGAACGTTCACCTTTTTTAATTCTTGCCGTAACTTCCGCAAAAATATCCTGCATCTGACCTTCGCTTGGCCTGACTTCAACTATCGGGTCCAGAAGTCCTGTAGGGCGGATTAACTGTTCTACTATCTGAGTAGACTGTTTTATTTCTTCCTTACGGGGCGTTGCCGTTACATAGATGACCTGGTTCATCTTTGCTGTAAATTCGTCCGCTTTAAGAGGTCTGTTATCCAGTGCACTTGGCAGCCTGAATCCAAAGTCAATAAGATTCTGTTTGCGGCTTCTGTCTCCTTCGTACATTGCACCTATCTGAGGAACCGTTACGTGGGCTTCGTCTATTAGGCACAGAAAATCATCAGGAAAATAGTGCAGCAGGGTAGCAGGCGGATCTCCGTGCTTTCTGTTTGCAATTGGTGCTGAATAGTTTTCAATTCCGGAACAGTAGCCCATTTCCTTCATCATTTCTATGTCGTAGGTTGTACGGGTTTTTAGACGCTCGGCTTCAAGCATTTTTCCCTGGGCCCTCAGCTCTTCAAGTCTCTGTTCAAGTTCTGCGTTTATTCTTTCTGTAGCCTGCTGCAGCATGATTTCAGGAACGACAAAGTGTTTTGCAGGATACAGGTAAAGTTCATCCAGTTCTTCAACAGCCGTGCCGTTCAGTACGTCAAATCTTCTGATCCTTGAAACTTCATCAAAGTCAACTTCAATTCTGTAAGCCTGGTCTGTTTCCATGTATGGCGGAAAAACTTCTATCGTGTCTCCCTTTATGCGGAAATTTCCCCTTTCAAGAACGGCGTCATTCCTCTGATATTGAACGCTTATGAGCTTTTGTGCCAGTTTGTGGACGTCCAGTTCTTCACCCCTGCTTATGTGGGTACGCATTTCTTTGTATAAATCCGGCATTCCCAGGCCGTATATGCAGCTGACTGTTGCAACGATTATTACGTCCCGTCTTTCCATAAGGGCATAGGTTGCCGCAAGACGGAGGCTGTCTATTTCTTTGTTTATAGCTGCGTCTTTTTCAATGTAAAGGTCTCTTGCAGGAACATAAGCTTCCGGCTGGTAATAGTCATAGTAACTTACAAAGTATTCGACTGCATTTTCCGGAAAGAATGTCTTGAATTCCCGGTAAAGCTGTGCGCTTAAGGTTTTATTGTGGCTTATTATAAGGGTAGGACGCTGTACCGCTTCGATTATTTTAGCCATGGTGAATGTTTTTCCGGAGCCCGTTACGCCTTTCAGTGTCTGGTATTTGTCTCCCCTTAGAAATCCCTCTGCCAGTTTTCGGATAGCTTCCGGCTGGTCTCCTGAAGGTTCATAAGGTGAGTGAACTTTAAATCTGCGCATGTTGAATCTCCGGCTATGAAAAAATTACAAAATAGTGCTACGATTATAGCATGAATCGTACTTCAGAAAAATACTTTACTAAGCTGCTGCTGTTTTTTTTAACCGCAAATCTTTTTGCAGCAGAATTTTCCCTGAGTATTGGCCCGAGGTATTCATTCAGAAATTCAACTACAGAAGAAATCCTTTATTTTTCCGGAACTTTTAATACTGATAAAAACAAAGTGTGCAGTCTCCTTGAATGGAACGAAAAGGCAGTAATGTCTGCAGGCATAGGAACTCAGGGGCAGCTCAGGACTGATTCCGGAAACTGTTTTATTTTTTCCGCCGACTTTGACTTTACGTTTCCCTATAATTCTTCCTGGATGAGTGATTCTGACTGGACTTCTTCCGGGGTCAAGTTTAATTATTCAAAATTTGACTGTACTCTTGATTCTCCTTTTTCCGGAGGAGGAATAAAAAACTTTTCGGCAGAAACGTACTTTGCATATAAGGTAAAGCTTCCCTGGTCAGCAGAAATTCAGCCGAGGTTTGGTTTCCGTTATTCTTCAGTGCATTATAAGGCAAGAAACGGTTACGGCTGGTATGGTTCTTCAAAGTGGACTACGGACGGATATACCTATCCCTGGAATTCCCCCTGGTCTCATTATTTTCCGGATGGAAAGTATCATCTTGCAGGAATAAATTATTATGTTCGTAAAACCGCCGTGTTTACGGGGCTGGAGCTTTCTAAAAAACTCAAGTCCTCTTTTTCAGTCTTTGCCGGAGCTGACCTTTATCCCTTTACCTTTGTTCTTGCCGCAGACAGGCATCTTGGCTCAAGAGATTATTATGAAACCTGTGATTATATTTACAATGTATGTCGTTCCTATGATTTTTATGCAGGAATAAAGACTGAATTATCTTCCAGAATTACCCTGAACCTTAACCTTGCATATTACGTTTTTGAAACTACCCGCGGAAAACAGCTTCTTGAATTTGATGAAGGCGGAACTGAAAGATCAGGACAGGACGGCGGCTTTTCAAATAAAACCTGGTGTTTTACTTCTTCCTTAAGTTACAGATTTTAAGTTTGTTCCAAAAAAAAGGGGATGACCAATAAGTTTACATCCTGATATCATTCCGAACTTCATCTTAGTGTCATTCCGAACTTTATCCTAGTGTCATTCCGAACGCTACGCCACATTCGCACGCACCTGCTACGAATGTGTGATTCGGAATCTATAGAACTAGATGTGGCGTAGCGTTCAGTATGAGTCATTGCCGTGCTCGACACGGCAATCTCTTGTATTGTAATTAAATGGATTTTCGGGTTAAGCCCGAAAATGACACTTTTTGAACTTTTTGGAC comes from the Treponema rectale genome and includes:
- a CDS encoding MBL fold metallo-hydrolase, whose translation is MKLTFLGTGTSHGVPVIGCTCSVCRSDDERDKRYRCSAYLEDGDSAFLIDVGPEFRVQALRAGISKVSAVFVTHSHADHLNGLDDLRVFSHTRAVDPSFPQKNNETHGSGLRIYADSNCIRDTKNRFDYIFTPVKEGGGKPKINLVDVAPYGKDNPIREGQLEIIPVPLMHGSLRVTGYLFIKKISGVKKSIAYLTDCSCIPQSSIDLIKSCCGTPDHLVIDALRREPHSTHFNFEQALGCAQVLNPVHTWFIHMTHNMSHVQVERYVSSRLEDYPVLKERVRTGGSVGPAYDTLFIEC
- the rpmB gene encoding 50S ribosomal protein L28; this encodes MSRTCDICGKHPIHGNKVSKSYNHTRRQWKPNLVKVKTVIGGTSMTLKICTQCLKSDFITKKVSVPKPAAEAK
- the uvrB gene encoding excinuclease ABC subunit UvrB encodes the protein MRRFKVHSPYEPSGDQPEAIRKLAEGFLRGDKYQTLKGVTGSGKTFTMAKIIEAVQRPTLIISHNKTLSAQLYREFKTFFPENAVEYFVSYYDYYQPEAYVPARDLYIEKDAAINKEIDSLRLAATYALMERRDVIIVATVSCIYGLGMPDLYKEMRTHISRGEELDVHKLAQKLISVQYQRNDAVLERGNFRIKGDTIEVFPPYMETDQAYRIEVDFDEVSRIRRFDVLNGTAVEELDELYLYPAKHFVVPEIMLQQATERINAELEQRLEELRAQGKMLEAERLKTRTTYDIEMMKEMGYCSGIENYSAPIANRKHGDPPATLLHYFPDDFLCLIDEAHVTVPQIGAMYEGDRSRKQNLIDFGFRLPSALDNRPLKADEFTAKMNQVIYVTATPRKEEIKQSTQIVEQLIRPTGLLDPIVEVRPSEGQMQDIFAEVTARIKKGERSLLLTLTKKMAEDLTDYLTELGIKCKYIHSEIDTFERVEILKSLRTGEIDVLIGINLLREGIDLPEVSFIALLDADKIGFLRSTTSLIQIIGRAARNAEGMVVMYADRMSDAMKEAIDETKRRRSIQEAYNKEHGITPKTIKKAVEDILVHEKTDAEETAQVNLAVLKKSANLFVPAQRKKLLTALRKEMEDCAERLDYEQAAVIRDQILEIEKTYGK
- a CDS encoding omptin family outer membrane protease, producing MNRTSEKYFTKLLLFFLTANLFAAEFSLSIGPRYSFRNSTTEEILYFSGTFNTDKNKVCSLLEWNEKAVMSAGIGTQGQLRTDSGNCFIFSADFDFTFPYNSSWMSDSDWTSSGVKFNYSKFDCTLDSPFSGGGIKNFSAETYFAYKVKLPWSAEIQPRFGFRYSSVHYKARNGYGWYGSSKWTTDGYTYPWNSPWSHYFPDGKYHLAGINYYVRKTAVFTGLELSKKLKSSFSVFAGADLYPFTFVLAADRHLGSRDYYETCDYIYNVCRSYDFYAGIKTELSSRITLNLNLAYYVFETTRGKQLLEFDEGGTERSGQDGGFSNKTWCFTSSLSYRF